The Streptomyces sp. NBC_00569 genomic sequence CGGACCGCCGTGCCCAGGCAGTCGGCGCCGGTGTCGCCGCCGCCGACGATCACGACGTGCTTGTCCGCGGCCGACAGGGGGGAGGTGGCGATGTCGCCCTCGCACACGCGGTTGGCCAGCGGCAGATACTCCATCGCCTGCACGATCCCGGTCAACTCCCGCCCCGGCACGTCCAGTTCACGCCAGGCCGTGGCACCGACCGCGAGGACCACCGCGTCGTAGCGCGCCCGCAGCTCGGCCGCGCCGATGTCGCGACCGACCTCCGTCGACGTACGAAAACGCACCCCCTCCTCCCTCAACTGCGCGAGCCTGCGGTCCAGATGGCGCTTCTCCATCTTGAAAGAGGGGATGCCGTAGCGCATCAGGCCGCCCGGCCGGTCGTCCCGCTCGAAGACCGCCACCGTGTGCCCCGCGCGGGTGAGCTGCTGGGCGGCCGCGAGCCCCGCCGGGCCGGAGCCGACCACGGCGACCGTGGCGCCGGACAGCCGGTCGGGCGGCCTGGGCGGGGCGAGGCCGTCCTGCCAGGCGCGGTCGGCGATGGCGACCTCCACGTTCTTGATGGTCACGGCCGGCTGGTTGATCGCCAGGACACAGCCCGCCTCGCACGGGGCGGGGCACAGGCGCCCGGTGAACTCGGGAAAGTTGTTCGTGGCGTGCAGCCGGTCGCTCGCCGCCCGCCAGTCGTCCCGCGACACGAGTTCGTTCCACTCCGGGATCAGGTTCCCGAGCGGACACGCCTCGTGACAGAACGGGACGCCGCAGTCCATGCAGCGGTCGGCCTGCGCCTCGATGATCGGCAGGAGCGCCCCCGGGACGTAGACCTCGGCCCAGTCATGGACCCGCTCCTCGACAGGGCGGCGCGGCCAGTCCTGCCGGGGGGTGGTGAGGAAGCCCTTGGGGTCGGCCATG encodes the following:
- a CDS encoding glutamate synthase subunit beta, with amino-acid sequence MADPKGFLTTPRQDWPRRPVEERVHDWAEVYVPGALLPIIEAQADRCMDCGVPFCHEACPLGNLIPEWNELVSRDDWRAASDRLHATNNFPEFTGRLCPAPCEAGCVLAINQPAVTIKNVEVAIADRAWQDGLAPPRPPDRLSGATVAVVGSGPAGLAAAQQLTRAGHTVAVFERDDRPGGLMRYGIPSFKMEKRHLDRRLAQLREEGVRFRTSTEVGRDIGAAELRARYDAVVLAVGATAWRELDVPGRELTGIVQAMEYLPLANRVCEGDIATSPLSAADKHVVIVGGGDTGADCLGTAVREGAASVTQLDIYGQPGSERDELAEPWPTYPKIYRLSAAHEEAGELRTAPAADADARLFAASTLRFEGDEWGRVRALHLVEVDEARRPREGTSRELPADLVLLALGFSGPERGAGGPVGELGLAVEGRGTLARDARFTTSVPGVFAAGDAARGQSLIVWAIAEGRSAAAAVDHWLTGSTRLPAPIGPYDRPMMA